GGGAAAAACCATAGCTACCGGGCAAGTAGAAGCGCCCAAAGAAGAATACCGGGAAATCATCCCTCCCGAAATGAGATTAACCCCTGGGGAACGGGAGATTGTCTTGTCTGTTGAAGATAAAATCAGTAAGTACGCCTTTGGCACACATTCCAGGTTTATTTATATAGCAAAACGGGAGAACTACTTTGGACCTGCCAAAGCTCTGCCCATGTCCTGGTTTACTCAGTTTGGGACTGCAACCTTTAACAACTTTCGGCCCCTGCGTCCCACCTTAACCAAGGTATACACCATTTTTACCTGGTTTATGGACAAGAGAAGGGTGTTTGTGAGAAAAAGGCGTTTGTTTCGAAACTATACCTTGCGTCTTTCTCCGTACTTCCCGAAGCCAGGAGGCACGTTTGTCTTGAATGTTGAGGAACTAGCCACCATTTTCCATTTCCCCGGCAGAATTACTGCTCCTTCTTCTGCTGTGGTGAGGGTTGGATCAAAGAAAGGAGAAGCTCCCTCCGGGCTTCCCACCGAGTAAGTCATGGACATTAACTTTTTTGGCATTACCAATTTCCGAAATACACAAAGGCGTTTTGGCATAAAAGTGGACGACCGAAGACGCCATTTTTACGTTGTGGGGAAGACCGGCATGGGAAAAACCGAGATGCTAAAGAATATGGCGGTGCAGGACATTCAGGGAGGGAACGGCATTGGATTTGTGGATCCGCACGGGGAAGCGGCAGATGAATTATTGCAGTTTGTCCCCACCGAGCGCTTAAAAGACGTCATTTACTTTAACCCTGCTGACACAGACCACCCTATTGCTTTTAACGTCATGGAGAATGTGAAGGCCGAGCACCGTCATTTGGTGGCTTCTGGTTTAATGTCTGTGTTCAAAAAAGTCTGGCCCGACGTGTGGTCGGCCCGCATGGAATACATTTTAAACAACACGGTGCTGGCCTTGTTGGAGTATCCAGGATCAACCCTGTTGGGGATTAACCGCATGCTGGTGGATGTAGACTACAGAGCAAAGGTTATCAACAAGCTCACCGATCCCGTAGTCAAGGCCTTTTGGATTCAAGAATATGCAAGATATACGCAGAGGTATGAGGTGGAAGCAACCGCTGCTATCCAAAACAAAGTAGGCCAATTCGTGTCTAATCCCTTAATTCGCAACATCATTGGTCAGACAAAGTCTTCCTTTGACATGCGAGAGGTCATGGACAAAAAGAAGATTTTAATACTCAATCTTTCCAAAGGACGCATTGGGGAAGACAATTCCCGCCTCTTGGGAGCCATGCTTATCACGAAAATCCAGCTTGCTGCAATGTCTCGAGTGAGCATTCCGGAAGACCAGCGGCAGGATTTCTTTTTATACATTGATGAGTTTCAGAACTTTGCGTCAGATTCTTTTGTGAGCATTCTTTCTGAAGCGAGAAAGTATCGCTTGTCTTTGATTTTAAGCCACCAGTACATAGCGCAGCTGGACGAGAACGAGTCTAAGGTTCGCGGGGCCGTGTTTGGAAACGTTGGCACAATTGTGTCTTTTCGGGTGGGGGCAGAAGACGCAGAATTCTTAGAAAAGGAGTTTACTCCGGAGTTTTTGGCTTTAGATTTTGTGAATCTGAACAAGTACTCAATCTATGTAAAGCTCATGATTGACGGCATTACGGGTAAACCATTTTCTGCCCAAACCCTGCCGCCTCCAGTGCTGCCCTTTGTTTCTCCTGAAGAATCCAACCAGGACGAGATTATTCGCTGGAGCAGGGAACAGTATGCATCCCCTCGCCACCAGGTGGAAGATGAGATTGCGAAGTGGGCAGAGGTTGATGTTGCTGGCGAAAAGAAAACGCAGGTGGTTCAACCTGCCGGTCAAGAGCAGATACTCTATGATGCAAGGTGCGATAACTGCGGCAAGGATACCAAGGTGGTCTTTGCCCCGGACGGCAAAAGGAAAATCTACTGCAAGTCGTGCAGGAAAAAGCTTCAGCGGAGCAAGAGTCAACTGCTCGACTCTGGCGGGCGCGTACCCCGAGGAGTTCCTTCCGAGGGGTCGCAGAGCGCCCAGGGGCAGGTTTCCTTAAAGGAAGCTATGCAAAAGGAACCCACCATATTTTATCCTTCAAAAGGGAAGCAGGATCATTCAAATCAAAAGAGAAAAGAAGTGGACAGACAAGGATTAAAAGAAGTTTTGGGAGAGGCTCTTAAAGAAGGAACATCTCAAAAAAAATCCCTGCCTATAGAGGCAGGCCAGAAAGACGAGCCCAACACCAAGACAAGTCTGGTGCGGGGTAAACTTCGGCCAGGGGAAACCCTGCGTTTCTCTTGACCCTTGACCCATGAGATGGCTTCCTGACCTCTTCTTGAAAGGAAAGCGCGTGTTGCTGCGAGCTGACTTTAACGTCCCCTTAAAAGAAAGCGGGGAGATTGCAGACGACTTTCGTATTACAGCCACCCTTCCCACCATGCAGCATATTCTTTCTCAAGGGGGAAAGCTTGTGGTGATGAGCCACTTGGGAGACCCCGGAGGAGTATATGATGAGCGATTAAACATGCAGGGTGTCAAAGAAAAGCTTGTAGAACACTTAAAGATTGCTGTTGAGGTCACGCAGGATTGCATTGGCAGGGAGATTGAGGAGAAGACAAAGAACATGAAAGAGGGGGAGGTCTTGCTTTTGGAGAATCTCCGTTTTCACAAAGAAGAAGAGAAAAACGACAGGAGTTTCACGCAAGAACTCGCAAAACTTGGAGACGTGTATGTTTCAGACGCATTTGGGGTTTTACACCGCGAGCACGCTTCTGTAGTGGGAGTTCCAGCACTTTTGCCTTCAGCTGGAGGGTTTCTGCTCAAAAAAGAGATTGAAGGATTACAAAAGCTTTTAGAGAACCCAGAACGCCCGATGATTGCCATTATCGGGGGCAGAAAGATTGAGGATAAGATTCCCGTGATTGATGGGATTCTAGAGGTGGCCGACGAAGTGCTCTTGGGCAATCTTCTTTCGCGGGAGATTGAACAAAAGAACATTGTGCTTAAGCATAGAGACAAAGTTGTTTTTCCTCTAGATGGCTTTCCCGGAGGAGGAAAAGAGTATGATATTGGAGAAGAAACCAGGAAGCTCTACCAAGAAAAGGTAAGGGGAGCTAGAACCGTGTTTTGGTCAGGTCCCTTGGGAAGGTATGAACAAAAGGAATACGCTGAAGGTTCACGGATTGTGGCAGAGGCTATTGTGGAGGACACGAGCTATGCGGTAGCTGGCGGGGGAAACCTGATGGATTTTTTGGGTAGGTATAATCTTCGAGACAAGTTTGACCACATTTCTACCGGAGGGAGCTCCATGCTTATCTTTTTGGCAGGAGAAGAACTCCCTGGTTTGAAAGCTTTAGGGTATTATGACTAAATGAGATTTAGGCAGAACATGATTAAGAATCTAGACAAGGCCGCAAAAAGGCTCAAAAAAGCAGTAGAGAAAGGAGAGCGCATTATTCTCTATGGAGACGCTGACTTAGACGGCGTTTGTTCTGCCATCATCATGCAAGAAACCTTAAGAACCCTTGGGGGAAACGTGGTGCGCGTATACTTTCCCGACCGCGAGAATGATGGTTATGGCATTACCCTCAAGGCCTTAAAAGAATTGAACGTGTTTGCTCCCGCCCTTTTGTGCGCCATGGATTTGGGCATTTCTAACTTTACAGAGATCAAAGAAGCGAAGAGAAAAGGGTTTGACGTTATATTGGTTGACCACCATGTGGTGTTAGATAAACTTCCCGCCGCAGACATCATTGTTGACCCAAAGCAAAAAGGAGATACGCATCCTTTCAAGGAATTGGCTGCCTGCGGGCTAACCTTTAGGTTGGCTGAAGAAACGTTGGGGGATAAGATGTCTTTGGCCATGAGAAAAAATTTGGTGGAGTTAGCTGCCATTGGAACTACAGCTGACATGATGCCAAAAGACGCAGACAACAAGGAGATTATAGAGGAGGGATTGGAAACTTTGGAAAACTCATGGCGCCCCGGCATTCGCGCCTTTTTCAAATTACAAGAGCTTGAAAGATTCCCCAATATTGAGTCAAAGCTGCAAAAAATGATTGCCATACTTAATGTTCGGGATGTTGAAAATGGGTATCCTGCTTCCTTTCGCATTTTAAGTTCTGATTCAGAGCGGGAGGTCACCGCGATTGCAGAGCGCCTTTTGGAAATACATGAGCTAAGAAAACAGCAGCGGAATAAGCTTTTGGATAAGGTGCGAAGCGATATCTTAAAAAAGAAGGATGTACCCATTGTGTTTGAGGGGGGAGAGGATTTTGATTACATTCTTTTGGGGGGCATTGCCTCTATCATTTCTCAGGAAGAGGAGAAGCCCACCTTTGTGTACAAAAAGATGAGAGGAGAGAGTATTGGATCGGTGCGCGCCCCCTCGGGCCAAGATACCGTTGAAGCAATGAAACACTGCAAAGAGCATGCCATAACATATGGGGGACATCCCCAGGCCTCTGGATTTCGGGTAAAGAACGCTAATGTGGCAAAGTTTAAAAAGTGTTTGATAGAATACTTTAAAAACCATACTGCCTAAGTTTCGTTTAAGCACTGGTGCTTAAACGAAACTTAGGCAATCATCCATGGAAAAGGAGAAGTTTATTGTCTATACCGACGGGGGAGCAAGGGGTAACCCAGGGCCCTCTGCCATTGGGGTTGTTATTAAAAACGCAAAGGGAGAAACCTTAAAAGAATACGGAGAGTATTTGGGCGAAACAACCAACAATGAGGCAGAGTACAAAGCTGCCATCTTTGCCTTGAAAAAAATCAAGGCATTGTGGGGAAAAGAAAAAGCAAAGAAAGCAGAGGTTCAAATTTTTGCTGATTCAGAATTGCTCGTAAAGCAGCTCAATGGACAATACAAAGTGGAGAATGCAAAGATTCAAAAGTTTTTCTTGGAGCTTTGGAACCTGAAGATTGATTTTCACAAGGTAAGTTTTACTGCAGTTCCCAGAGAAAAGAACAAAGAGGCAGACCGCTTGGTAAACGATGCCTTGGATAAAAAAGGCCACCCAAAGCAACTCTTCTAAAACTTAATCTCATTAAGTTTACAGAGTTGGATATATGCATAAGGCAATCTTGCTTTTGAAGAAGATTCCCAAAGGGAAAGTTACAACCTACAAGGAGCTGGCCAGAGTTTGTAAAACTTCTCCTCGAGCCATTGGGAGGATCATGGCTTCAAATGAGCATCCCAAAGAATACCCTTGCTACAAGGTGGTAGCGTCTAACGGAGAGCTGACTGGATACAGTGCTCCTGGAGGGATAAAAACAAAAGAGAAGTTATTGCGAAAAGACGGAATTGTTCTTAGGAAAGACAGGGTGCCTCCCCAGTATTTTTATGTCTTCTCTGCCTAAATCTCGTTTAAGCAATAGTGCTTAAACGAGATTTAGGCAAAAGCAATACAAAACCGCCAGATAAACTGACGGGTTTGTATTGCACAGCAAGCCGATAAGCCGAATTCTGTTAAGGGTGATCATCTATCTGTCCAGCAGATTACTCTGAAGGATCAAGCGAGCCACCTTTCCAAAAGCTCCACATGAAAGCAGATCTTCTGGTTTGCTCTTGCACTCAGGCAGGATTTAGCCGTTTCACCCCTGATATTTCTATCAGGACTCGCCCCGTCATTCGACAGGGCGTCTCTCAGCTTTCGCATCAAGACGTCTCTGCTCGCACCTCTCAAGTCACCTTGGCAGGGTATTACCCTGACCCATGGATCCGCCTCATCGGCGGAGAGTGTTCGGACTTTCCTCTCCCTACCGTATGGTAGGGGGCGATCACCTAGCTTACTGTGACAACTGTATTATCCCATATATTGCGGCAATGTCAAGATGACTAGGTGGTTTTTTCGTTGGTTTTAAGGTAAAATGCAAAAACTTGAATGATTGCAAAACTTCTCAGCATTAAAAGCAAGACCATTGGGGCAGCCGCCCTTCTTTTGGCAGGGTCCGCGCTAGCGTCCCGGTTGTTGGGATTGCTGAGAGACCGCCTGCTGGCATCCCGTTTTGGAGCAGGAGAAGAGCTGGACATATATTTTGCTGCCTTTCGCGTCCCGGACTTTATCTACGGCATTTTAATCATGGGGGGATTCACAGCGGTGTTCCTGCCTATCTTTTCTGAATACTTTGAGAAGAACAAGGATGAGGCGTTTCGCATGGTTTCAAACCTCTTAAACGTGTTCTTTTTCTTGCTTGCGGGTTTTGCCTTGATTTTGTTTGTATTCATGCCTTTTCTGATTCAGTTTGTGACCCCTGGGTTTAGTGGCGAAATGCGAGAGGCTACGGTGCCCTTGGCCCGTCTCATGCTTTTGTCTCCCATACTCCTTGGAGTCTCTGCGGTGTTTTCTGGCATGCTCCAGTATTTCCGTAAGTTCTTGGTGTACTCTTTGGCCCCGGTTCTCTACAACGCGGGAATCATTGTGGGTATTCTCTTTTTTGTCCCGGCTCTTGGATTAATTGGTCTTGCCTGGGGCGTGGTGCTGGGAGCTGCGGCGCATTTACTCATTCAGGTATATCCTGCGTTCCAGTCCGGGTTTTCTTTTAAGAATGTTTTCTCTTTTTTTGACCCCTCTTTACTTCGCATGGCGCGATTAACTGCCCCGCGTATTGTGGGGGCTGCTGCCTTTCATGTGAATCTCGTGGTGATAACGGCTTTGGCATCAACCTTGGCCGTAGGCTCTATTGCGGTTTTGAGCTTTGCAAACAACCTTTACTTCCTTCCCATTGGAGTCATTGGGATTTCTTTGGCAACAGCTGCCTTCCCGCTGCTCTCTTTTGCAGCTGCCAAAAAGGATAATGCTGCGTTTCAAGAAAGTTTCTTGAAAACTGTGCGTACCATATTCTTTTTTATCATTCCAGTTTCCGGTTTTATGTTTCTTTTGCGAGTCCATATCATCCGTCTTGTGCTGGGGACAGGAGAGTTTGGCTGGGTAGAAACGCGCCTGACAGCCGCTGTATTTGGGGCTTTTGCCCTGGGAGTGTTTTTTCAATCCCTGGTTCCATTGTTTGCCCGCGCCTTCTATGCCCTACAAGACACCAAGACCCCCACGCTTATTGGCATTGGCGCCATTGTGAGCAATGTTGCTGTGGCCCTTGCTTTATTATGGGTATTTTCTTTCCCAAACTTTATTCAAGGATTTTTGGTTTCTTTTTTTGATGTGGCAGATATTCAGGATGTAAGGGTGTTGGCACTTCCTTTGGCGGTGTCAGCATCGGTAGTTCTTCAAGGATTCTTTTTGGCCTTGTTCTTGAAGTTTAAGATTGGGGTTAATATGAAGAAGCTTTCAGGGTCGCTCAACAGAATAGGAATTTCGGGGGTGGTGATGGGCATTGTTTCCTTTTTTGCCTTGCAAGGGACTTTTCTCTTTTTGCCTTTAGATACCTTTTTAAACGTATTGCTCCAGGCCATTCTCGTGGTTATTGCCGGACTCGCAGCATATCTTACAGCAGCAAAACTGCTCAAGGTTGAGGAGTTGAAGCTTCTGCCATTTTTCAAGAAAGAAAAGTAGGAGTATTGTATGGAAGAGCTAAAAAATATTAGAAACTTTGTGATTATTGCCCACATTGACCACGGAAAGTCCACTCTGGCAGACCGATTTTTGGAATTGACCGGAACCATTGAGAAGAGAAAAATGAAAGACCAGGTGTTAGACCAAATGGATTTGGAGCGAGAAAAAGGCATTACCATTAAAATGCAGCCTGTTCGAATGAAGTATCAGGGGTATGTTCTCAATCTCATTGATACCCCAGGCCATGTTGACTTTACCTACGAGGTTTCCCGCGCTTTAGCTGCGGTAGAGGGCGCCATTCTTTTAGTAGACGCAACCAAAGGGGTTCAAGCTCAAACCTTAGCCAATCTTAACCTTGCAAAGAAACAAGGCCTGGTGATTATTCCTGCTGTAAACAAGATAGATTCTCCCTTGGCAAGGACTGAAGAGGTTGTAAAAGAGGTAGCATCGCTTCTTTTTATACCGGAGAACGAGGTGCTTTGCATTTCAGCAAAAGAGGGGAGTGGGGTTCCAAAACTTCTTGATTCAGTTATTGAAAGGGTTCCAGCTCCAAAAGGCACAAGAGAAGCTCCTTTCCGCGCCCTTATCTTTGATTCCCTGTACGATTCCTTTCGGGGCATTGTGACCTATGTTCGTGTTGTGGATGGGGAGCTCAAGGCAAATGATAAGGTTTCTTTTTTGCAGACAAAGGCAGAAGGATCAGTCAAGGAAGTAGGATATTTTTTGCCCAGTGAACATTCTACAGATGTCTTGAGAACAGGGGAGATTGGGTATGTGGCGACAGGAATGAAAGAGGCAGAAAAGGTTCGCATTGGAGATACCATAACCGCACAAAAGGCAAAGGTAGAACCCTTAGCTGGGTACCAAACTCCAAAACCCATGGTGTATGTGAGTTTGTACCCGCAAGACGTAGATGATTTTGATGCTTTGAAGGATGCATTGTTCCAGTTAAAGCTGAACGATCCCTCTTTTTCTTTTGAGCAGGAAAGCAAAGAGGTATTGGGAAGAGGATTTCGCTGCGGGTTTTTGGGAGTGCTGCATTCTGAAATTATAGCGGAACGAATACAGCGGGAGTTTGCAGTTGAGATTGTCATTTCACGCCCTTGTGTGGAGTTTCAGGTAGTAACAGAAAGAAAAGAACAGCTCTCTGTGAAGACCTCTACTGATTGGCCGGACGGGCAAAAGATTGTTGCGGTAAAGGAGCCTTGGGTTCGCCTCGAGGTTATTGTTCCTCGCGACTTTTTCCCCCAGGTTACTCAGCTAGTGCTGGCTTTAAGTGGATTCTCAACCGGCGTAAAGAACCTGGGAGAAGAGCGCCTGCTGGCTGTCTTTGAGATTCCTCTCCGTCAGGTGATAGCTGATTTGTATGACAAACTCAAAAGCTGCAGCCAGGGCATGGCTTCCATGGATTATGAGATTTTGGCTATGAGACCAGCTGACTTGGTAAAGCTTGAGATATGGACTGCAGGAGAAAATCAGGATGCGCTCTCTGTGATTATTCCAAGAAAAGATACATACAAAGAAGGCAAGGCCATTGTAGAGAAGCTGAAAAACATTCTGCCCCCCCAGCTCTTTGAGGTTGCTTTGCAGGCAGTTGTTGAGGGTAAAATTATTGCACGGGAGACCTTAAAAGCCCAGAGAAGAGATGTTACGGGAGCCCTATATGGGGGAGATGTTACAAGAAAGAAAAAGCTATTGGAAAGGCAAAAGAAAGGGAAAAAGGAACTCAAGGCAAAAGGGAAAGTAACCATTCCCTCCAAGGTATTTTTGGAGCTGTTTCGGAGTTGACCAAGGAAGTAGATCAGGGGAGATGCACGAACTTCTTAGGATTGTGTTACTGCTTGACGATATACAGAAGCCGTGTCATATAAGGCTGTACGCAGTATATCTCAATAGAGCTGCATAGCACATTTTTAGCGCCATAGGCGCGGAAAGGAAGTCGTTATGTCTACAGTAGAACTACTCCTTGCTCAGCTCGGCACGGTTGTGATTCCAGCAATCACTGTGCAGTTCGTGGCGCGAGAGAAGCTTGTAGTGGGCAATTCCCCGGTAAAGATCGGCTGGTTTGGCGAGGATCTCGAGGCCTGGTTTTTCGGGAAGATTGAGGAACCGACTGTTGAGATAACGCTTCGCTATGCAAAGCTCACGATAGCATCGCGTGACGGCCCAATCATGGTTGAGTTGGGGGAGAATAAGGAGACCACACTTGCCCAGATATACGCCCTCATGGAGCGTCAGCCTAACGGCGAGCAAGGCGTTCTGCTCACCAACAGGTGGGCAAATATTTTCTATGTTTGCGATGTCAACGGCGATCTCCGTGCAGTGGATGTTTACTGGGGTGTTGATGGCTGGTACATGAATGCCCGCTCGGTCGCGGGCCCGCGCGGATGGGGCGGTATGGACCGGGTGTTCTCCCGTAATTCCTGAAGCACTTGGAAACTTGGGACCTGTGCAGTAGACCCTTCGGCCCTTGGCTTGCGAAATCGCGAGCCGAGGGCATTTCTTTTACAGATTGAAAAGAGAGGGATTTTGAGCTAGAATAGGAGATACCCAAAAGGCAAGAGAAGGGACAGGATTAAGCTCCCGGCAATGAAGACCACAAACACGGTCCAGATGATGCGAATGCGTTTCTTTGGGCTCATAGGATGATTGTTTCATGGTAGCAAAACTTTCCAGATTCCGCAAAAAGCGGGAGAGCTCTACTACAAAGAAAGTGTTTGGATGGTCTTTTCTTGTCTTGATTGGTTTGTTGGGTCTGTTTCTCATTTTCTACAACCTGCGCTTGTATCAAAAGAGGGCTGAGCTTCAAGAAACGGCAAGAGAATTTCAGCTGGAGATAGTAGAGTTGAGCCAGCAGGAACAGCAGCTGCAGCACCAATTGGAGGTGTCGGCTACCACAGAATACCAAGAAAGGGTGCTCAGAGAACAGGGATTGTATCAAAAGCCTGGTGAAGAAATGGTAACCGTGTTGCCCCTTAAGGAACCAGAAACAAAGCAAGAGGAAACAAGGGTGTGGTGGGATCCGTGGGCCTGGTTTAAGTAATGCGGGATTCGTATAGTGGCAGTATGTAACCTTCCCAAGGTTGTGGCGCCGGTTCGATTCCGGTATCCCGCTCAGAAAATGAAATCATGCCGGAGTAACTCAGTGGCAGAGTAGCTGTTTCGTAAACAGCAAGTCGCGAGTTCGAATCTCGCCTCCGGCTCCACATGGAAGACATTAAAGCGAAAATCCAAGAGTTACAGGAACGCCTCCAGACGCTGGAGGACTGTCTTTGACTTTGGAGAAAAAGAACAAAGGGCAAGAGAGATAGAGAAACTGTTGGAGGATCCTTTGGTGTGGGAGAATCAAGACCGAGGAGCATCTCTTTTAAAAGAGACAGCAGAACTGAAAAAAGAGCTTGCTCTACTGGCAGATTTAAAAAAGGGGATTTCTGACACAAAAGAACTGGGAGAACTACTGAAGGAAGGCGAAACCAAGGAATTAGAACAACAAGTAGCTTTCCTAGAAGATTCTCTCCAAGCAGCAGAGCTCCAGGTGTTTCTTTCAGGGAAATACGATAAGGGAAACGCCATTTTGACCATTACTGCTGGAGCTGGAGGTCAGGATGCCCAGGACTGGGCATCCATGCTGCACAGAATGTACCTTAGGTACACAGACAAGAAAGGGTGGAAAGTAAAGGAAATATCCCACTCTTTTGGGGAAGCTGGAGCTGAAGGCAGGATTGGCACCAAGCAGGTGACCTTTGAAGTACAGGGTCTTAACGCGTATGGACTCTTTTACAGAGAAGCCGGGGTGCATCGCTTAGTACGCATTTCTCCCTTTTCTGCAAAGAAGCTGCGCCATACTTCCTTTGTTTCCCTTGAGGTATTGCCGGTCTTGAACCTTGCAGAGAAAA
The Patescibacteria group bacterium DNA segment above includes these coding regions:
- a CDS encoding type IV secretion system DNA-binding domain-containing protein; its protein translation is MDINFFGITNFRNTQRRFGIKVDDRRRHFYVVGKTGMGKTEMLKNMAVQDIQGGNGIGFVDPHGEAADELLQFVPTERLKDVIYFNPADTDHPIAFNVMENVKAEHRHLVASGLMSVFKKVWPDVWSARMEYILNNTVLALLEYPGSTLLGINRMLVDVDYRAKVINKLTDPVVKAFWIQEYARYTQRYEVEATAAIQNKVGQFVSNPLIRNIIGQTKSSFDMREVMDKKKILILNLSKGRIGEDNSRLLGAMLITKIQLAAMSRVSIPEDQRQDFFLYIDEFQNFASDSFVSILSEARKYRLSLILSHQYIAQLDENESKVRGAVFGNVGTIVSFRVGAEDAEFLEKEFTPEFLALDFVNLNKYSIYVKLMIDGITGKPFSAQTLPPPVLPFVSPEESNQDEIIRWSREQYASPRHQVEDEIAKWAEVDVAGEKKTQVVQPAGQEQILYDARCDNCGKDTKVVFAPDGKRKIYCKSCRKKLQRSKSQLLDSGGRVPRGVPSEGSQSAQGQVSLKEAMQKEPTIFYPSKGKQDHSNQKRKEVDRQGLKEVLGEALKEGTSQKKSLPIEAGQKDEPNTKTSLVRGKLRPGETLRFS
- a CDS encoding phosphoglycerate kinase; this encodes MRWLPDLFLKGKRVLLRADFNVPLKESGEIADDFRITATLPTMQHILSQGGKLVVMSHLGDPGGVYDERLNMQGVKEKLVEHLKIAVEVTQDCIGREIEEKTKNMKEGEVLLLENLRFHKEEEKNDRSFTQELAKLGDVYVSDAFGVLHREHASVVGVPALLPSAGGFLLKKEIEGLQKLLENPERPMIAIIGGRKIEDKIPVIDGILEVADEVLLGNLLSREIEQKNIVLKHRDKVVFPLDGFPGGGKEYDIGEETRKLYQEKVRGARTVFWSGPLGRYEQKEYAEGSRIVAEAIVEDTSYAVAGGGNLMDFLGRYNLRDKFDHISTGGSSMLIFLAGEELPGLKALGYYD
- a CDS encoding DHH family phosphoesterase, encoding MRFRQNMIKNLDKAAKRLKKAVEKGERIILYGDADLDGVCSAIIMQETLRTLGGNVVRVYFPDRENDGYGITLKALKELNVFAPALLCAMDLGISNFTEIKEAKRKGFDVILVDHHVVLDKLPAADIIVDPKQKGDTHPFKELAACGLTFRLAEETLGDKMSLAMRKNLVELAAIGTTADMMPKDADNKEIIEEGLETLENSWRPGIRAFFKLQELERFPNIESKLQKMIAILNVRDVENGYPASFRILSSDSEREVTAIAERLLEIHELRKQQRNKLLDKVRSDILKKKDVPIVFEGGEDFDYILLGGIASIISQEEEKPTFVYKKMRGESIGSVRAPSGQDTVEAMKHCKEHAITYGGHPQASGFRVKNANVAKFKKCLIEYFKNHTA
- a CDS encoding ribonuclease HI family protein, producing the protein MEKEKFIVYTDGGARGNPGPSAIGVVIKNAKGETLKEYGEYLGETTNNEAEYKAAIFALKKIKALWGKEKAKKAEVQIFADSELLVKQLNGQYKVENAKIQKFFLELWNLKIDFHKVSFTAVPREKNKEADRLVNDALDKKGHPKQLF
- a CDS encoding MGMT family protein yields the protein MHKAILLLKKIPKGKVTTYKELARVCKTSPRAIGRIMASNEHPKEYPCYKVVASNGELTGYSAPGGIKTKEKLLRKDGIVLRKDRVPPQYFYVFSA
- the murJ gene encoding murein biosynthesis integral membrane protein MurJ, whose amino-acid sequence is MIAKLLSIKSKTIGAAALLLAGSALASRLLGLLRDRLLASRFGAGEELDIYFAAFRVPDFIYGILIMGGFTAVFLPIFSEYFEKNKDEAFRMVSNLLNVFFFLLAGFALILFVFMPFLIQFVTPGFSGEMREATVPLARLMLLSPILLGVSAVFSGMLQYFRKFLVYSLAPVLYNAGIIVGILFFVPALGLIGLAWGVVLGAAAHLLIQVYPAFQSGFSFKNVFSFFDPSLLRMARLTAPRIVGAAAFHVNLVVITALASTLAVGSIAVLSFANNLYFLPIGVIGISLATAAFPLLSFAAAKKDNAAFQESFLKTVRTIFFFIIPVSGFMFLLRVHIIRLVLGTGEFGWVETRLTAAVFGAFALGVFFQSLVPLFARAFYALQDTKTPTLIGIGAIVSNVAVALALLWVFSFPNFIQGFLVSFFDVADIQDVRVLALPLAVSASVVLQGFFLALFLKFKIGVNMKKLSGSLNRIGISGVVMGIVSFFALQGTFLFLPLDTFLNVLLQAILVVIAGLAAYLTAAKLLKVEELKLLPFFKKEK
- the lepA gene encoding elongation factor 4, with amino-acid sequence MEELKNIRNFVIIAHIDHGKSTLADRFLELTGTIEKRKMKDQVLDQMDLEREKGITIKMQPVRMKYQGYVLNLIDTPGHVDFTYEVSRALAAVEGAILLVDATKGVQAQTLANLNLAKKQGLVIIPAVNKIDSPLARTEEVVKEVASLLFIPENEVLCISAKEGSGVPKLLDSVIERVPAPKGTREAPFRALIFDSLYDSFRGIVTYVRVVDGELKANDKVSFLQTKAEGSVKEVGYFLPSEHSTDVLRTGEIGYVATGMKEAEKVRIGDTITAQKAKVEPLAGYQTPKPMVYVSLYPQDVDDFDALKDALFQLKLNDPSFSFEQESKEVLGRGFRCGFLGVLHSEIIAERIQREFAVEIVISRPCVEFQVVTERKEQLSVKTSTDWPDGQKIVAVKEPWVRLEVIVPRDFFPQVTQLVLALSGFSTGVKNLGEERLLAVFEIPLRQVIADLYDKLKSCSQGMASMDYEILAMRPADLVKLEIWTAGENQDALSVIIPRKDTYKEGKAIVEKLKNILPPQLFEVALQAVVEGKIIARETLKAQRRDVTGALYGGDVTRKKKLLERQKKGKKELKAKGKVTIPSKVFLELFRS
- the prfB gene encoding peptide chain release factor 2, whose protein sequence is MFRKQQVASSNLASGSTWKTLKRKSKSYRNASRRWRTVFDFGEKEQRAREIEKLLEDPLVWENQDRGASLLKETAELKKELALLADLKKGISDTKELGELLKEGETKELEQQVAFLEDSLQAAELQVFLSGKYDKGNAILTITAGAGGQDAQDWASMLHRMYLRYTDKKGWKVKEISHSFGEAGAEGRIGTKQVTFEVQGLNAYGLFYREAGVHRLVRISPFSAKKLRHTSFVSLEVLPVLNLAEKKDIVISPDDIKVDTFRASGPGGQYVNKRETAIRITHVPTGMVVTSQAQRSLQRNKDKALEMLAAKLYDRKKEEEKKEIALLKGEKKAIEWGSQVRSYVLQPYQLVKDHRTQTETKNVQAVLDGDLDVFIESEVKVVS